From the genome of Methylocystis bryophila, one region includes:
- the arsC gene encoding arsenate reductase (glutaredoxin) (This arsenate reductase requires both glutathione and glutaredoxin to convert arsenate to arsenite, after which the efflux transporter formed by ArsA and ArsB can extrude the arsenite from the cell, providing resistance.), which yields MTITIYHNPACGTSRNTLAMIRQSGEEPVVIEYLKEPPTRARLVELLQSMGISARALLRQKGTPYEALGLADPKWTDDQLVDFMMDHPILINRPIVVTPKGARLCRPSEVVLDILPNPDIGDFAKEDGEVVTAKRAQS from the coding sequence GTGACCATCACCATCTACCACAACCCCGCCTGCGGCACCTCGCGCAATACGCTGGCGATGATCCGCCAGAGTGGCGAAGAGCCAGTCGTCATCGAATATCTGAAGGAGCCGCCGACGCGCGCGCGGCTTGTCGAGCTGCTGCAGTCCATGGGCATTTCCGCGCGTGCGCTGCTGCGCCAGAAGGGAACGCCTTACGAGGCGCTCGGCCTTGCCGATCCCAAATGGACGGATGACCAGCTCGTCGACTTCATGATGGATCACCCGATCCTCATCAATCGCCCAATCGTCGTGACGCCGAAAGGCGCTCGGCTCTGCCGCCCGTCCGAGGTCGTGCTTGATATTCTACCCAATCCGGACATTGGCGACTTCGCCAAAGAAGACGGCGAAGTCGTCACCGCCAAGCGCGCTCAATCCTGA
- the arsD gene encoding arsenite efflux transporter metallochaperone ArsD gives MTTIQVFDPALCCGTGVCGVDTDQALVTFAADADWAKQNGARIERFNLAQQPMAFADNATVKAFLERSGQEGLPLILVDGDIALAGRYPSRTELARWAGANETETKQSGCCGGKTPCC, from the coding sequence ATGACGACCATTCAAGTCTTCGATCCCGCCCTTTGCTGCGGCACTGGCGTCTGCGGCGTCGATACCGATCAGGCGCTCGTCACCTTCGCGGCGGATGCGGATTGGGCGAAGCAGAACGGCGCGCGCATCGAGCGTTTCAACCTCGCGCAGCAACCCATGGCCTTCGCCGACAACGCCACGGTGAAGGCTTTTCTGGAGCGTTCGGGGCAGGAAGGCCTTCCGTTGATCCTTGTCGATGGCGACATCGCGCTCGCGGGTCGATACCCGAGTCGCACGGAACTCGCTCGTTGGGCGGGCGCAAATGAGACTGAAACGAAGCAAAGCGGATGCTGCGGCGGCAAGACCCCCTGCTGCTGA